One genomic segment of Candidatus Kryptonium sp. includes these proteins:
- the ispG gene encoding flavodoxin-dependent (E)-4-hydroxy-3-methylbut-2-enyl-diphosphate synthase gives MNRRKSRKIYVGNVPVGGDAPISVQSMTKTKTEDVKATLKQIYQLAEAGCDIVRVAVPDKEAAEALPEIVKGSPIPVVADIHFNHIFALKAIEAGVAKVRINPGNIGSKERIKQVLKAAKERGIPIRIGVNSGSLEKDLLDKYGYPTAEALFESAMRHVEICEEFGFSDIIISVKSTDVRLMIEANRLVASRTDYPLHLGVTEAGPFFSGTIKSAVGIGTLLAEGIGDTIRVSLTDDPIKEVEVGREILRSLGLATRNVEIIACPTCGRLEVDLFKIVNELQEKLKNIKKPVKVAILGCVVNGPGEASEADIGVACGKGVGILYRNGEVVKRVKEQEIVQAVIEEVEKFNPDGR, from the coding sequence ATAAATAGAAGAAAATCCCGAAAAATTTATGTTGGAAATGTTCCAGTTGGTGGAGATGCACCGATTTCAGTTCAATCAATGACGAAGACGAAAACGGAAGATGTAAAAGCAACGCTTAAACAAATTTATCAGCTTGCTGAAGCAGGTTGTGATATTGTTCGTGTTGCAGTTCCAGACAAAGAGGCAGCTGAAGCGTTGCCTGAAATTGTTAAAGGTTCCCCGATCCCTGTCGTTGCTGATATCCATTTCAACCATATCTTTGCCTTAAAAGCGATAGAAGCTGGCGTTGCAAAAGTTAGAATAAATCCCGGAAACATAGGTTCAAAGGAAAGAATTAAGCAGGTTTTAAAAGCGGCGAAAGAAAGAGGCATTCCAATTAGAATTGGTGTTAATTCTGGTTCGCTTGAGAAAGATTTGTTAGATAAATACGGTTATCCGACGGCTGAAGCACTTTTTGAAAGCGCAATGCGTCATGTTGAAATATGTGAAGAATTTGGATTTTCGGATATAATCATCTCTGTTAAATCAACGGATGTTCGCTTGATGATAGAAGCAAATAGATTGGTAGCAAGTAGAACTGACTATCCACTTCATCTTGGTGTAACTGAAGCTGGACCGTTTTTCAGTGGGACAATAAAATCAGCCGTTGGCATAGGGACATTGCTTGCAGAGGGTATTGGAGATACAATAAGAGTGTCTTTGACTGATGATCCAATCAAAGAAGTTGAAGTCGGTAGAGAAATTTTGCGCTCGCTCGGGCTGGCTACGAGAAATGTTGAAATAATTGCTTGTCCAACTTGTGGACGTCTTGAAGTTGATCTTTTCAAGATCGTAAATGAACTTCAAGAGAAGTTGAAAAATATTAAGAAACCAGTCAAAGTTGCTATTCTTGGATGTGTCGTGAACGGTCCAGGTGAGGCAAGCGAAGCTGATATAGGCGTTGCATGTGGCAAAGGAGTAGGGATATTATACCGAAATGGTGAAGTTGTAAAAAGAGTTAAAGAGCAGGAAATTGTTCAGGCGGTTATTGAAGAAGTTGAAAAGTTTAATCCAGACGGGAGATAA
- a CDS encoding 2-oxoacid:acceptor oxidoreductase family protein, translating to MSENKFPFPGIPTTSDGAGAVVWVETHISQGACAYPITSSTTMGQGFQAEVANGKRNLWGEKLFFFEPESEHSSASVCEGFAAAGGRITNFTSGQGLILMKEVLYTIAGKRLPVVFHIGARALTSHSLNVHAGHDDVMGVADCGWGIIFARNVQEVADLTLIAHRAAENSETPFMMVQDGFLTTHTIENVLLPEPELMKQFIEDPNKKLKNLMNPYFPLMTGVVQNQDSYMKGKIAQRYYYEKVPGAIKEAMETYYKLTGRKYDFIDPYKVEDAEYVVVGMGTFMETAMATVDYLREVEGLKVGALTVTVFAPFPGKEIVNALKHVKAFAVLERMDNPLAQSNPLTMAIKASFADAFIGSKGYPKIDRIPRIFSGSGGLGSRDVRPGDFIAIFKNMMRNDGKEKEFFVVGIKHELALEREYDPDVRPTGAFSMRGHSVGGYGSVTTNKIIATLLEDIFKLQVQAYPKYGSEKKGLPTTYYLTAAKEKIRTHCELTHVEFVPMNDVNAFNLGNPLAGLREGGMIFIQSDKTNPEDVWLEIPSYAKKIIKDKKIKVYFLDTVKIAREVAPTPDLEQRMQGIVLLGIFLRVTPFKEQYGLNEEELFKGVEKSVRKYFGKRGENVVQANIEAVRRGYYEVMEIPRELIEATEVKAEFEI from the coding sequence ATGTCAGAGAATAAATTCCCATTCCCTGGAATTCCAACGACATCTGATGGAGCTGGAGCAGTCGTATGGGTTGAAACACACATAAGTCAAGGTGCTTGTGCATATCCTATAACATCTTCAACCACAATGGGACAGGGCTTTCAGGCGGAAGTTGCAAACGGAAAAAGAAATCTTTGGGGTGAAAAACTTTTCTTCTTTGAACCTGAATCGGAACATAGCTCAGCTTCCGTTTGCGAAGGATTTGCAGCAGCTGGAGGAAGAATAACCAACTTTACTTCAGGACAAGGATTGATTTTAATGAAAGAAGTTCTCTACACAATAGCAGGAAAAAGATTGCCTGTCGTGTTTCATATCGGTGCGAGAGCTCTTACTTCGCATTCTTTAAATGTACACGCCGGGCATGACGATGTTATGGGAGTCGCTGATTGTGGATGGGGAATAATTTTTGCAAGAAATGTCCAAGAAGTTGCGGATCTGACCTTAATAGCACATCGTGCGGCTGAAAACTCTGAAACTCCATTTATGATGGTGCAAGATGGTTTTCTTACCACACACACAATTGAGAATGTCCTTTTACCTGAGCCAGAATTAATGAAGCAGTTTATTGAGGATCCGAATAAAAAACTTAAAAATTTAATGAATCCATACTTCCCGTTGATGACGGGTGTCGTCCAAAATCAGGACAGTTATATGAAAGGTAAAATCGCTCAAAGATATTATTATGAGAAAGTTCCCGGTGCAATAAAAGAGGCGATGGAAACATATTACAAGTTAACAGGGCGGAAATACGATTTCATAGATCCATACAAAGTTGAAGATGCGGAATATGTTGTGGTTGGTATGGGGACATTTATGGAAACAGCGATGGCAACGGTTGATTACTTAAGAGAAGTAGAAGGGTTGAAGGTTGGAGCTTTGACTGTAACTGTTTTTGCTCCATTCCCAGGTAAGGAAATAGTAAATGCATTAAAACATGTTAAGGCGTTCGCAGTTCTTGAAAGAATGGATAATCCATTGGCGCAATCAAATCCGCTTACAATGGCAATAAAAGCTTCTTTCGCAGATGCATTTATCGGTTCAAAAGGTTATCCGAAGATAGATAGAATACCGAGAATTTTCTCAGGATCTGGTGGACTTGGAAGCAGGGATGTTAGACCCGGCGATTTCATCGCTATTTTCAAGAATATGATGAGAAATGATGGCAAAGAGAAAGAATTTTTCGTCGTTGGAATAAAACATGAACTTGCGCTTGAGAGAGAATATGATCCAGATGTTAGACCAACTGGGGCTTTTTCAATGCGTGGTCATTCGGTCGGAGGTTATGGCTCTGTCACGACAAATAAGATCATAGCAACCTTGCTTGAAGACATATTCAAGCTTCAAGTGCAAGCATATCCAAAGTATGGCTCCGAAAAGAAAGGATTACCAACGACTTATTATCTAACAGCAGCGAAAGAAAAAATAAGAACTCATTGCGAACTTACTCATGTTGAATTCGTTCCGATGAACGATGTTAACGCTTTCAACCTTGGTAATCCACTCGCTGGATTGAGGGAAGGTGGAATGATCTTTATTCAAAGTGATAAAACCAATCCAGAAGATGTTTGGCTTGAAATTCCATCATATGCTAAAAAAATCATCAAGGACAAGAAAATAAAAGTTTATTTCCTTGATACTGTTAAGATAGCTCGTGAGGTCGCACCAACACCAGATTTAGAGCAAAGAATGCAGGGAATCGTTTTGCTTGGAATCTTTTTGAGAGTTACGCCATTTAAAGAACAATATGGATTGAATGAAGAAGAATTGTTTAAAGGTGTTGAAAAATCAGTCAGGAAGTATTTTGGTAAGCGTGGAGAAAATGTCGTTCAAGCAAATATTGAAGCAGTGAGGCGTGGATACTATGAAGTTATGGAAATTCCAAGAGAACTAATTGAAGCAACTGAGGTAAAAGCAGAATTTGAAATTTAA
- a CDS encoding thiamine pyrophosphate-dependent enzyme → MEDREKNLQFEINPTNGEEAYKDIIDIQYFNEVVVGAYNKGIAEEELPADIYTARSFIPAGTGALRDFSYIAPEIPLFNADNCVGCMECVTECPDTAILGKVVPESKLEEELQKIQDPVKREHFRKQFAKTTKYYDVPKKKGIEPGLFMIAIDPTKCKGCAECVAACGDHNALQMIKKTNENLKVYKETFNFYSKLPETPKEYIQDKVLADMMLAGRSLLYVGGAGSCMGCGEATAIRMMLAATGFVYGPENIGIVAATGCNTVYSSTYPYNPFRVPWINSLFENAPALAIGIRARWDQIGWKHKRLWVIGGDGAMYDIGFQSLSRMLASGMDIKVLVLDTQVYSNTGGQSSTSSYLGQDTKLSAYGKEIKGKPERRKELAQIVMMHPDVFVAQTTAAHINHFYRSILSANEYPGPAVVIVYTTCQPEHGVGDDMAMHQAKLAVESRAFPLLIYDPRKGETIRERLSLQGNPAPKDDWYVHPKTGEVIDFIYFARTEGRFAKHFDKDGNPDEILLQAQEDRLKNWRLLQELAGLR, encoded by the coding sequence ATGGAAGATAGAGAAAAAAATCTTCAGTTTGAAATAAATCCAACGAACGGAGAAGAAGCATACAAAGACATTATTGATATTCAATATTTTAACGAGGTCGTTGTTGGAGCCTACAATAAAGGAATAGCTGAGGAAGAGTTGCCTGCGGATATTTATACTGCAAGAAGTTTTATACCAGCTGGGACTGGAGCTTTGAGAGATTTCAGTTATATTGCTCCAGAAATACCGCTTTTTAATGCTGACAATTGTGTTGGATGTATGGAATGCGTAACGGAATGCCCAGATACCGCAATACTTGGTAAAGTTGTCCCAGAATCAAAACTTGAAGAGGAACTTCAAAAAATTCAAGATCCAGTTAAAAGGGAGCATTTTCGTAAGCAGTTTGCTAAAACAACCAAATACTATGATGTGCCAAAGAAGAAGGGAATTGAACCGGGCTTGTTTATGATAGCTATTGATCCAACAAAATGCAAAGGTTGCGCTGAATGTGTAGCAGCTTGTGGAGACCACAACGCCTTGCAAATGATTAAAAAGACAAATGAAAACTTAAAAGTATATAAAGAAACCTTCAACTTTTACAGCAAACTTCCTGAAACACCTAAGGAATATATTCAAGACAAGGTCTTGGCTGATATGATGCTTGCTGGTAGATCGCTTCTCTATGTTGGTGGAGCAGGTTCATGCATGGGTTGTGGTGAAGCAACAGCTATAAGAATGATGTTAGCTGCAACAGGTTTCGTGTACGGACCTGAAAACATTGGAATCGTTGCTGCGACTGGATGCAACACTGTTTATTCTTCAACATATCCATATAATCCATTTAGAGTACCTTGGATAAATTCGCTTTTTGAGAATGCCCCTGCTCTTGCGATAGGTATAAGAGCGAGATGGGATCAAATTGGTTGGAAACATAAAAGATTGTGGGTCATAGGTGGAGATGGCGCAATGTATGATATAGGTTTTCAATCGCTTTCAAGAATGCTTGCATCAGGAATGGATATTAAAGTCCTTGTTTTAGATACCCAAGTTTACTCAAATACAGGGGGACAATCTTCCACTTCAAGCTACCTTGGTCAAGATACCAAGCTTTCAGCATATGGCAAAGAAATTAAAGGCAAACCCGAAAGAAGAAAAGAACTCGCTCAAATTGTGATGATGCATCCAGATGTTTTTGTTGCTCAAACAACAGCAGCGCATATAAATCACTTCTATCGTTCTATTCTCTCTGCAAATGAATATCCAGGTCCGGCTGTGGTCATAGTTTATACGACTTGCCAACCAGAACATGGAGTTGGGGATGATATGGCAATGCATCAAGCTAAACTAGCTGTTGAATCAAGAGCTTTTCCACTTTTAATCTACGATCCAAGAAAAGGAGAGACGATAAGAGAAAGATTAAGTTTACAAGGTAACCCGGCTCCAAAAGATGATTGGTATGTGCATCCAAAGACAGGTGAAGTAATTGATTTTATTTATTTCGCAAGAACTGAAGGAAGATTTGCGAAGCATTTTGATAAAGATGGAAATCCCGATGAAATTCTATTGCAAGCTCAGGAAGATAGATTGAAAAACTGGCGACTGCTCCAAGAACTTGCGGGATTGAGATAG
- a CDS encoding diguanylate cyclase, with the protein MNREDNNPAKFVILIVFMLTLVFLIVAIDNKTARFALGLTLLITLTLFLTLMLLIKRKKLYDKEEKSHRERSTFHSVDEGFVIKKPDHKLNQTGEKLSPREEFRELLRKILLLIKNNIVADSVAFYWANEDKKQMVLEEGITDLGFSFIKRYGWDDDALSLVVKTGVPKVIGDINSSASEDVIKYQNPKVGSRSLLVHPVSYRNKIVGVVLLDSRQTQTFSDDDVTNLSLFSELITGLIENYSTKLDLYYKAKILEVVSGFEANKTEGLFSKIQNFAIKVLDCSAVAIVQFEGEKWVVAFEYSKLGKYIDVGTEIKIEGTLVGEVISSGMPKIIPSTRTYGKVFRFTDTEKITLESSIAVVPIRYGRKCYGAIVFEHPKQNFFSSYSDIEKIEELATVVGMLFENQNLNDLVENYFTYDEETLLMKKNYFYSRLDDEIERKIKHGGELSLVLICVDNIDYVRSTYGEESAEVVLPYVANIIREHLNRYELAGKLDENLIGVALVETGADNAYIWAEKLRKVISNREIKFNDKSFSVTITAGLSAWDGEKNAEEFVEKVRKNLLKVIQSSENVVRVF; encoded by the coding sequence ATGAACAGGGAGGATAACAATCCCGCAAAATTTGTGATCTTGATTGTATTTATGTTAACACTTGTTTTTTTGATCGTTGCAATTGATAATAAAACAGCAAGGTTTGCGCTCGGCTTGACTTTGTTAATTACCTTAACTTTGTTTCTAACCCTGATGCTTCTAATTAAAAGAAAAAAACTTTACGATAAAGAGGAAAAATCTCACAGAGAAAGATCAACATTCCACTCGGTGGACGAAGGATTTGTAATTAAGAAACCCGATCATAAATTGAATCAAACAGGTGAAAAATTAAGCCCGAGAGAAGAATTTAGAGAACTTTTACGAAAGATTTTGTTGCTCATTAAAAATAATATCGTAGCTGACTCTGTCGCTTTTTATTGGGCTAATGAAGATAAAAAACAAATGGTTTTAGAAGAAGGTATAACGGATCTCGGATTCAGTTTCATTAAAAGATATGGTTGGGATGACGATGCTTTAAGTTTGGTTGTGAAAACTGGCGTGCCTAAGGTGATTGGTGATATAAATTCATCTGCAAGTGAAGATGTTATAAAATATCAAAATCCCAAGGTAGGTAGCAGATCTCTTTTGGTTCATCCAGTTTCGTATAGAAATAAAATTGTTGGCGTTGTTCTTTTAGATTCCCGTCAGACGCAAACATTTAGTGATGACGATGTAACAAATCTCTCTCTTTTTTCTGAATTGATCACAGGTTTAATTGAGAATTATAGCACGAAACTTGATCTTTACTATAAAGCAAAAATTCTTGAAGTTGTTAGCGGATTTGAGGCAAACAAAACTGAGGGATTGTTTTCTAAAATCCAAAACTTTGCAATAAAGGTTTTAGATTGTTCTGCCGTCGCGATCGTGCAATTTGAAGGTGAAAAGTGGGTCGTCGCGTTTGAATATTCTAAACTTGGGAAATATATAGATGTTGGAACAGAGATCAAGATTGAAGGAACACTCGTTGGAGAGGTTATATCAAGCGGGATGCCTAAAATAATTCCCTCAACCAGGACATATGGAAAGGTTTTTAGATTCACTGACACTGAGAAAATTACACTTGAATCGTCAATTGCTGTTGTCCCGATAAGGTATGGAAGAAAGTGTTATGGAGCGATAGTTTTTGAGCATCCGAAGCAAAACTTTTTCTCATCATACAGTGATATAGAGAAAATTGAGGAACTTGCCACTGTAGTTGGAATGTTGTTTGAAAATCAGAATCTTAACGATCTCGTGGAAAATTATTTTACCTATGACGAGGAAACGCTTTTAATGAAGAAAAACTATTTTTATTCTCGCCTTGACGACGAAATTGAGCGGAAGATAAAACATGGAGGAGAACTTTCTCTTGTTTTAATATGTGTTGATAACATTGATTATGTTAGATCAACCTATGGTGAGGAATCCGCTGAAGTTGTCTTGCCATATGTCGCAAATATCATCCGTGAACATTTGAATCGTTATGAACTTGCAGGAAAACTTGACGAAAATCTTATTGGCGTAGCGCTTGTTGAAACTGGAGCAGATAATGCTTATATATGGGCGGAGAAACTAAGAAAAGTTATATCTAATCGGGAAATAAAATTTAACGACAAAAGCTTTAGCGTGACTATAACTGCTGGTCTCTCGGCATGGGATGGAGAAAAAAATGCTGAGGAATTTGTTGAAAAAGTGAGGAAAAATCTACTGAAAGTCATTCAATCTAGTGAAAATGTTGTAAGAGTTTTTTAA